One Candidatus Bathyarchaeota archaeon genomic window carries:
- a CDS encoding ABC transporter permease, which translates to MRAGEFILRRAVYMAITLFAVITINFIVFNMMPADPVSTILDPNLPFEAQQLLRKEFGLDKPLYIRYVLYVKNLLSGELGVSFWSKKPVIDEIMERLPNTILLTGAAALTSMFIGISLGIFASSKRGSKFDIAAIGSGLFAYGVPTFFIGLLLLLVFAYLIPIFPTAGTISRPPPTEFFARILDVLWHLTLPLLTITIAAFGGWALYTRNLLLDVLTEDYIVTARAKGLSERTVLFKHGFRNILPPLITIMALSIPGIFTGSLITEVIFSWHGVGRFLFEGVMRVDYPVMQGCFYIIAILVLLSNFFADILYSLVDPRIRR; encoded by the coding sequence TTGAGAGCTGGAGAATTTATATTACGAAGAGCCGTCTATATGGCGATAACGCTTTTTGCAGTCATAACTATCAACTTCATCGTATTCAACATGATGCCTGCAGATCCTGTTTCAACAATCCTAGATCCAAATTTACCTTTTGAAGCCCAACAGCTTCTGAGGAAAGAATTTGGACTTGATAAGCCTCTGTATATCCGTTACGTCCTATATGTCAAAAATTTACTCAGTGGCGAATTGGGTGTATCATTCTGGTCTAAAAAACCAGTTATTGATGAGATAATGGAACGATTACCTAATACAATACTCTTAACAGGTGCAGCAGCTCTTACATCGATGTTTATAGGAATCAGCTTAGGCATATTCGCGTCATCTAAACGCGGAAGCAAATTTGATATAGCAGCAATAGGGTCCGGACTCTTTGCTTATGGAGTGCCAACATTTTTTATCGGTCTATTATTGCTTCTAGTTTTTGCCTACTTAATACCAATATTTCCTACAGCCGGAACAATTAGCCGGCCTCCTCCAACTGAATTTTTTGCACGCATTCTTGATGTGCTATGGCACTTAACTCTACCACTTCTTACAATTACAATAGCAGCTTTTGGAGGGTGGGCTCTTTATACAAGAAATTTGTTGCTTGATGTCTTAACTGAAGATTATATTGTAACTGCTAGAGCTAAGGGTCTAAGTGAGAGAACTGTTCTTTTCAAACACGGATTCAGAAATATACTCCCACCATTGATAACCATAATGGCTCTTAGTATACCTGGAATATTTACTGGCTCGCTGATTACTGAAGTGATCTTCTCTTGGCATGGTGTTGGAAGGTTTCTATTTGAGGGAGTAATGAGAGTCGATTATCCTGTAATGCAAGGTTGTTTTTACATAATTGCCATTTTGGTACTATTATCAAATTTCTTTGCAGATATCCTTTACAGCTTAGTTGATCCACGAATTAGGAGATAA